Proteins found in one Quercus robur chromosome 2, dhQueRobu3.1, whole genome shotgun sequence genomic segment:
- the LOC126715967 gene encoding uncharacterized protein LOC126715967 isoform X1 has product MKRRRMVRKNGTKSKRPSVVAENKEAFEKFDDENPEDNDEFDKDCDGRGDEEFDTEMDGGAFSSNYSTGSHSNWSCSSEDMSSEYSSYESSDESMERAVQKLVNWPSKGKLKRVKLSRKSDYSQPKSSRGMVSSSGYKKERKSIHEDPRYNEQELCAALMVIIKVMKMDEAKPFNVPADPAALGTSDYVNVIDTPMDFGTIYSNLQNGMKYLNSEDVYKDVQLIWRHWCKNNYKGDYVLELMTSVKKIFMTHWIAANLYCEPTQKTNGHSLPPMRYDTRRKKYVAKYPEGHMIGEPNQSQPQLIKNEPCLSQKLQQSISQPQAGSDIGSIANSPPHAGYTNDSAGQSHLPPHRDHGLRRKNYMLNRPVVPMINKHSQPKPQQPILSFNQSYHLQQPQQMTSQAQPSHPQAGTAGQSPTNSVMGCSNYKSSCPSGPVINNPGPQQQIQEVPECHNNQPCKSVCKPRKKRCRGPSRCRFLWDLFDGERIDVSINRFGQPIGREAAKLSSFMGTIARNGYIAPLTYVSWRAVPDAAKEDMWQIVQSRFNIDPKGKSWVLKSLATKWRCFKSKVKAKHEQLRHRDRRVLPHQWPILISHWNSEREKVRTAINKACRAKMKEMHTLGSKSYARLRKEERKKRPNGEEPTRDEVYILTHTHKDGKPVNEEAAAKISKLRELASQQPKTSNDRDDIFFKVMGQEKPGYVRTYGLVANPSDVLGSTSSITEAKMIATAEMSKMVEKMEAMEQRYTCMEAQITKMTSYMERFLKKQDEQNGSDG; this is encoded by the exons ATGAAACGCAGGCGTATGGTTAGAAAGAACGGTACCAAGTCAAAAAGGCCCTCTGTTGTTGCCGAGAACAAAGAAGCATTTGAGAAATTTGATGATGAAAATCCTGAAGATAATGATGAATTTGATAAGGATTGTGATGGCAGAGGCGATGAAGAATTTGACACTGAAATGGATGGTGGTGCATTTTCATCTAATTATTCAACTGGGAGCCACAGCAATTGGTCATGTAGCTCTGAAGATATGAGTTCTGAATATAGTAGTTATGAGTCATCGGATGAGTCAATGGAGAGGGCAGTGCAGAAATTGGTTAATTGGCCTAGTAAAGGGAAGCTAAAGAGGGTGAAATTGTCAAGGAAAAGTGATTACTCGCAGCCTAAGTCTTCAAGGGGCATGGTATCTTCAAGTGGatacaaaaaagagagaaagtcgATCCATGAGGATCCTCGATATAATGAGCAAGAATTATGTGCTGCCTTAATG GTGATTATCAAGGTTATGAAAATGGACGAGGCTAAACCTTTCAATGTTCCAGCGGATCCGGCTGCTTTGGGAACATCT GATTACGTCAATGTCATAGATACACCAATGGATTTTGGAACAATATACAGCAATCTTCAAAATGGTATGAAGTATTTGAATTCTGAGGATGTATATAAGGACGTACAACTCATTTGGAGACATTGGTGCAAGAATAATTACAAGGGTGATTATGTTTTGGAACTTATGACAAGTGTGAAGAAGATTTTCATGACGCACTGGATAGCAGCTAATTTGTACTGTGAACCAACTCAAAAGACCAATG GACATTCACTACCTCCTATGCGGTATGACACAAGGCGCAAAAAATATGTGGCTAAGTATCCGGAGGGCCACATGATTGGCGAACCCAACCAGTCCCAGCCCCAATTGATCAAAAACGAACCATGTCTCTCACAGAAGCTGCAACAAAGCATTAGCCAACCACAGGCTGGCAGTGATATTGGTAGCATAG CAAACTCACCACCTCATGCAGGCTATACAAATGATAGTGCAG GACAATCTCACTTACCACCTCATAGGGATCATGGCTTAAGGAGAAAAAATTACATGCTGAATCGTCCAGTGGTTCCAATGATCAACAAACACAGCCAGCCTAAGCCACAGCAGCCCATACTAAGTTTCAACCAGTCATATCATTTACAGCAGCCGCAGCAGATGACTAGCCAAGCCCAGCCCTCCCATCCTCAGGCTGGCACTGCAG GACAATCACCTACAAACTCTGTCATGGGGTGCAGTAATTATAAGTCAAGTTGTCCATCAGGTCCTGTGATCAACAATCCTGGTCCACAGCAGCAGATTCAGGAGGTCCCAGAATGCCACAACAACCAACCATGCAAGTCAGTGTGCAAGCCTAGGAAAAAAAGGTGTCGAGGCCCTTCAAGATGCCGCTTCTTGTGGGACTTGTTTGATGGTGAGCGAATAGATGTTTCTATCAACAGATTTGGGCAGCCCATTGGCCGTGAGGCTGCCAAGCTCAGCAGTTTCATGGGTACCATAGCACGGAATGGCTACATTGCACCCCTTACTTATGTCAGCTGGAGGGCTGTACCGGATGCAGCCAAAGAGGATATGTGGCAGATCGTCCAG TCAAGGTTCAACATTGATCCGAAGGGGAAAAGTTGGGTCTTGAAGTCTCTTGCAACAAAATGGAGGTGCTTTAAGTCCAAAGTAAAGGCTAAACATGAGCAACTAAGGCACCGTGATAGGAGGGTCCTTCCGCATCAATGGCCGATCCTCATATCCCACTGGAACTCTGAAAGGGAAAAG GTGCGAACTGCTATAAATAAGGCTTGCCGCGCAAAGATGAAGGAAATGCATACTTTAGGGAGTAAGAGCTATGCGAGGTTACGTAAGGAGGAG AGGAAGAAGAGGCCAAATGGGGAGGAGCCAACTAGGGATGAGGTTTATATATTAACCCACACACATAAAGATGGGAAACCTGTTAATGAGGAAGCAGCAGCCAAAATT TCAAAGCTCCGTGAACTAGCATCTCAGCAACCAAAGACCTCAAATGACCGTGATGATATCTTCTTTAAAGTCATGGGACAAGAAAAACCTGGATACGTGCGCACATATGGCTTGGTAGCAAACCCCTCTGATGTATTGGGCTCAACATCTAGCATTACAGAGGCCAAGATGATAGCTACTGCAGAGATGAGTAAGATGGTGGAGAAAATGGAGGCCATGGAGCAAAGATACACTTGCATGGAAGCACAGATAACTAAGATGACATCATACATGGAAAGATTCCTCAAGAAGCAA GATGAACAGAATGGCAGTGATGGTTGA
- the LOC126715967 gene encoding uncharacterized protein LOC126715967 isoform X2, producing the protein MKRRRMVRKNGTKSKRPSVVAENKEAFEKFDDENPEDNDEFDKDCDGRGDEEFDTEMDGGAFSSNYSTGSHSNWSCSSEDMSSEYSSYESSDESMERAVQKLVNWPSKGKLKRVKLSRKSDYSQPKSSRGMVSSSGYKKERKSIHEDPRYNEQELCAALMVIIKVMKMDEAKPFNVPADPAALGTSDYVNVIDTPMDFGTIYSNLQNGMKYLNSEDVYKDVQLIWRHWCKNNYKGDYVLELMTSVKKIFMTHWIAANLYCEPTQKTNGHSLPPMRYDTRRKKYVAKYPEGHMIGEPNQSQPQLIKNEPCLSQKLQQSISQPQAGSDIGSIANSPPHAGYTNDSAGQSHLPPHRDHGLRRKNYMLNRPVVPMINKHSQPKPQQPILSFNQSYHLQQPQQMTSQAQPSHPQAGTAGPVINNPGPQQQIQEVPECHNNQPCKSVCKPRKKRCRGPSRCRFLWDLFDGERIDVSINRFGQPIGREAAKLSSFMGTIARNGYIAPLTYVSWRAVPDAAKEDMWQIVQSRFNIDPKGKSWVLKSLATKWRCFKSKVKAKHEQLRHRDRRVLPHQWPILISHWNSEREKVRTAINKACRAKMKEMHTLGSKSYARLRKEERKKRPNGEEPTRDEVYILTHTHKDGKPVNEEAAAKISKLRELASQQPKTSNDRDDIFFKVMGQEKPGYVRTYGLVANPSDVLGSTSSITEAKMIATAEMSKMVEKMEAMEQRYTCMEAQITKMTSYMERFLKKQDEQNGSDG; encoded by the exons ATGAAACGCAGGCGTATGGTTAGAAAGAACGGTACCAAGTCAAAAAGGCCCTCTGTTGTTGCCGAGAACAAAGAAGCATTTGAGAAATTTGATGATGAAAATCCTGAAGATAATGATGAATTTGATAAGGATTGTGATGGCAGAGGCGATGAAGAATTTGACACTGAAATGGATGGTGGTGCATTTTCATCTAATTATTCAACTGGGAGCCACAGCAATTGGTCATGTAGCTCTGAAGATATGAGTTCTGAATATAGTAGTTATGAGTCATCGGATGAGTCAATGGAGAGGGCAGTGCAGAAATTGGTTAATTGGCCTAGTAAAGGGAAGCTAAAGAGGGTGAAATTGTCAAGGAAAAGTGATTACTCGCAGCCTAAGTCTTCAAGGGGCATGGTATCTTCAAGTGGatacaaaaaagagagaaagtcgATCCATGAGGATCCTCGATATAATGAGCAAGAATTATGTGCTGCCTTAATG GTGATTATCAAGGTTATGAAAATGGACGAGGCTAAACCTTTCAATGTTCCAGCGGATCCGGCTGCTTTGGGAACATCT GATTACGTCAATGTCATAGATACACCAATGGATTTTGGAACAATATACAGCAATCTTCAAAATGGTATGAAGTATTTGAATTCTGAGGATGTATATAAGGACGTACAACTCATTTGGAGACATTGGTGCAAGAATAATTACAAGGGTGATTATGTTTTGGAACTTATGACAAGTGTGAAGAAGATTTTCATGACGCACTGGATAGCAGCTAATTTGTACTGTGAACCAACTCAAAAGACCAATG GACATTCACTACCTCCTATGCGGTATGACACAAGGCGCAAAAAATATGTGGCTAAGTATCCGGAGGGCCACATGATTGGCGAACCCAACCAGTCCCAGCCCCAATTGATCAAAAACGAACCATGTCTCTCACAGAAGCTGCAACAAAGCATTAGCCAACCACAGGCTGGCAGTGATATTGGTAGCATAG CAAACTCACCACCTCATGCAGGCTATACAAATGATAGTGCAG GACAATCTCACTTACCACCTCATAGGGATCATGGCTTAAGGAGAAAAAATTACATGCTGAATCGTCCAGTGGTTCCAATGATCAACAAACACAGCCAGCCTAAGCCACAGCAGCCCATACTAAGTTTCAACCAGTCATATCATTTACAGCAGCCGCAGCAGATGACTAGCCAAGCCCAGCCCTCCCATCCTCAGGCTGGCACTGCAG GTCCTGTGATCAACAATCCTGGTCCACAGCAGCAGATTCAGGAGGTCCCAGAATGCCACAACAACCAACCATGCAAGTCAGTGTGCAAGCCTAGGAAAAAAAGGTGTCGAGGCCCTTCAAGATGCCGCTTCTTGTGGGACTTGTTTGATGGTGAGCGAATAGATGTTTCTATCAACAGATTTGGGCAGCCCATTGGCCGTGAGGCTGCCAAGCTCAGCAGTTTCATGGGTACCATAGCACGGAATGGCTACATTGCACCCCTTACTTATGTCAGCTGGAGGGCTGTACCGGATGCAGCCAAAGAGGATATGTGGCAGATCGTCCAG TCAAGGTTCAACATTGATCCGAAGGGGAAAAGTTGGGTCTTGAAGTCTCTTGCAACAAAATGGAGGTGCTTTAAGTCCAAAGTAAAGGCTAAACATGAGCAACTAAGGCACCGTGATAGGAGGGTCCTTCCGCATCAATGGCCGATCCTCATATCCCACTGGAACTCTGAAAGGGAAAAG GTGCGAACTGCTATAAATAAGGCTTGCCGCGCAAAGATGAAGGAAATGCATACTTTAGGGAGTAAGAGCTATGCGAGGTTACGTAAGGAGGAG AGGAAGAAGAGGCCAAATGGGGAGGAGCCAACTAGGGATGAGGTTTATATATTAACCCACACACATAAAGATGGGAAACCTGTTAATGAGGAAGCAGCAGCCAAAATT TCAAAGCTCCGTGAACTAGCATCTCAGCAACCAAAGACCTCAAATGACCGTGATGATATCTTCTTTAAAGTCATGGGACAAGAAAAACCTGGATACGTGCGCACATATGGCTTGGTAGCAAACCCCTCTGATGTATTGGGCTCAACATCTAGCATTACAGAGGCCAAGATGATAGCTACTGCAGAGATGAGTAAGATGGTGGAGAAAATGGAGGCCATGGAGCAAAGATACACTTGCATGGAAGCACAGATAACTAAGATGACATCATACATGGAAAGATTCCTCAAGAAGCAA GATGAACAGAATGGCAGTGATGGTTGA